One stretch of Prunus persica cultivar Lovell chromosome G1, Prunus_persica_NCBIv2, whole genome shotgun sequence DNA includes these proteins:
- the LOC18791327 gene encoding hydroxyacylglutathione hydrolase 2, mitochondrial has protein sequence MQMISKASCAMASFPCSKGRSGLCVWPGMRQLCLRKGLLYGFMQLLSTPLKTLRGGASRSLRVAKFCSVVNMSPSLHIELVPCLRDNYAYLLHDVDTGTVGVVDPSEAVPIIDALSKKNRNLTYILNTHHHHDHTGGNAELKARYGAKVIGSGIDKDRIPGIDIVLNDGDKWMFAGHEVHVMETPGHTRGHISFYFPGSGAIFTGDTLFSLSCGKLFEGTPEQMQSSLSKIMSLPDDTDIYCGHEYTLSNSKFALSIEPENEALQSYAAHVTHLRNKGMPTVPTTLKLEKACNPFLRTSSIEIRQSLNIPATANDAEALGVIRQAKDTF, from the exons ATGCAGATGATCTCCAAGGCCTCTTGTGCCATGGCCTCCTTCCCATGCTCTAAG GGGAGGAGTGGACTCTGTGTATGGCCTGGAATGAGACAGCTTTGCCTTCGAAAAGGCCTTTTGTATGGATTCATGCAATTATTGTCCACACCATTAAAAACTCTGCGTGGAGGAGCTAGTCGATCGCTTAGAGTCGCTAAATTTTGCAGTGTTGTTAATATGTCACCCTCATTACATATTGAATTG gtACCATGTCTTAGAGATAACTATGCATATCTTTTACATGATGTGGACACTGGCACTGTTGGTGTTGTTGATCCTTCTGAAGCTGTACCTATTATAGATGCTTTGAGTAAGAAAAACCGAAATCTGACATACATACTGAAcactcatcatcatcatgatcaTACTGGTGGTAATGCTGAGTTAAAAGCAAGGTACGGTGCAAAG GTGATTGGTTCAGGAATAGACAAGGATAGAATTCCTGGCATTGACATTGTTTTGAATGATGGCGATAAGTGGATGTTTGCTGGCCATGAGGTGCATGTTATGGAGACTCCTGGTCATACTAGAG GTCACATTAGCTTCTACTTTCCTGGATCAGGGGCAATTTTTACAGGAGACACTTTGTTCAGCTTATCATGTGGCAAGTTGTTTGAAGGAACACCTGAGCAG ATGCAATCTTCCCTTTCAAAGATCATGTCTTTGCCAGATGATACAGATATATACTGTGGTCATGAGTATACATTG AGTAACTCAAAGTTTGCCTTGTCTATAGAACCTGAGAATGAGGCACTTCAGTCCTATGCAGCACATGTCACCCATCTTCGCAACAAGGGCATGCCTACG GTTCCAACCACATTAAAACTGGAAAAGGCATGCAATCCTTTTCTTCGCACTTCAAGCATAGAGATTCGGCAATCGTTGAATATTCCAGCCACTGCAAATGATGCAGAAGCCTTGGGTGTCATACGCCAGGCAAAGGATACTTTTTGA